The genomic interval ccactgtgcatggaccagagctgcttttagggttgtcttttaaggatgccttgtctcactccaaaagaggcacagtctctccttcgggacatctgtcccccccattttttcactccctggggccgaggcgtgcccacaatgaaccctcctggttctgaggcactgcctccccctaaatgcagtctctgtgtcacaggaataaaaaatggttcagtctatggccacataaggatagtccagccaaaaggccactccatctcTTCCCCCACTCAGCCAATCTTCTCCACTTTCCTCGGGCCTAGTCctcgttatctcatctcttatctctcttcttattcagctccgaggaggatcagcatttttgcaaggtcccagtcatgtaagaaaagggttaaaaatttcagtctctgcctgtcctagagctccggcactcccacgctGCTCTGGCCCCTGCTCTGGCTGGGCACTTTCTTGccgcactccccccttctcctcctcggccagctgctatcacattctgtcgccggctctccctctctctctcttggtGGGGGGGGATGGGGTGgctcgatgtctcttggggctcctccacccttccatcctcaagagcCTCCTCACCCCGCACCTCTGTCCAGGCCCaagcctaccgcatggctgcccctcccccgcccagcagcagcagcgggacgggggagggagatccgacctctttgcctcaaagtcccaagagagaactcccagggccgaagctctggtttttaacccctgcgtGATCTCAggggtgtgtccaaaccccactggccacatcaggtgccagtatcaaaatctgagcacccattggtttgaccacaacatcccagaattcccacttcttcctggtcaaaccagcacacactGCAGAACCGAGGAGACTGCCGCTGGCAgcgtgagagctcatggaaccagaagtccattgtgacacaggatgTACACCAAGGGTCCTTGGGCCTGATGTacaccaagggtcccttgttaaactgtgtggcctcatggaaccatgagccattgtgacacagcagggcctcatagaacctgGAGGCCATTATTAAAATTGGTGGCCTTGAGAAAacaaagggcctttgtggcacttcagagccttgtggagccaagggaacactgtgacactgtgaggctccatgaaaccaatggcctgttgtgacactgcaaggccttatgggatcatggagaccattgtgacactgcagggccccatggaactaaggatccaagaacagtacaggaccccatggaaccaaaggtccattgtgacattgcggggcctcgtGGAATCCTgaaggccatgatgacacttggaggccttgttggatcaaggggctctgcagggcctcatggagccaaggagacccttctgacactgtgagtccccatggaaccaaacgtccattgtgacactgcaacaccaaggagacccctgtgacaccgccaggcctcatggaagcaagggaccatgtgacactggagccccatggaaacaagaggccagtgtgagacatctgggcctgatgaaaccaaggatccaatatgacaccaccactgtgaccctgcagggccccatggatcacagggaacagggaacaggcctgcttggcttggcctgactggtccaactgcccttggcatgttgagggtctcttcttacgtacccctgaaaccctggggtctgggctttccttcaattggaaaagagctgcctttctcattcaagcatctatggccaaaatgggattccccctccaaatttcccaatatccagggatttctcccacataaaagctTCCATTACCAAcacgtctggctgaccttgtcttcctgagggctggctctcacctgccttcaaacagtgaggctgtgtgctttccttcctatggaaaagaactgtccctcctgcacaggcacccatggccgaaactggtacttgtcctccaaaattcctacattcaagggttttttctcccagacaagatctcccagtacagacaggtcgtgctggccttggcttctggttgttgcctgaattctgccctgaaacactggggctctgccctttccatcctaagggaaaagaaccatccttcttctccaggtgcctgtggtcgaaattgggattccaacttcaaaagtcctatatcaaatgattgctcctacacaaaagctgccattacagaaaggtctggctggccttggtctctggtgcctgcagttcatcagcccctgaagcactggggttctgtgctttccttcctatggaaaagaatcttcttattcctcaacggccaaaattgctactcctcctaaaatattcacgatatgaagggtttctcccagacaaaacctgccagctctctctggcactgtgggctcggatggccacctgtcatctactccggaaacactggggctctctgccttccttgtgatggaaatagaacagtctccttgtccaggggccagggccaaatttgagatttggcccctaaatttcatatatccaaggataggtcccaatcaaaagctgccaggagagatgagtttggctggcttggcctcccagtggctgcttctcatctaccatcaaaccctggggctctctgctttccttcagatggaaaagaaatggccttttcatcaagggaccagtggccaaaacttgtattctaactcccaaattatgtgtatccaaggatttctctcaggcacaagctgcaattccagaaaggtctggctcaccttggcccttggtggctgctgctcatctgcccctgaaacactgggcctcagctttccttccaatggaagagaatcgttgttcacatcaaagtgcccatgggcaaaactgaaattcggcctaaaaaattctatttatccaaggattgctccaaggcaaaagtagccaggacacacaggtctgactggtgttgtcctgaggtgattttcttagactatgagcagaatgttttcatttgccaaTACCTTGGACAGGGCCCAGATATCTcccaaggtggggtttggaggcctcaagcacatgagcactctacagggacagaggagctctgtgctcagttgggtggggactgaggacagcagaggtgaGCCCTGGAAGGGACTGAATGGTGGTTTCAGAGGTGGTGGATCTTTTTTCCATAGTAGAGAacagacagagaaagaaagaattaatgcaaaggagagatagggagggccagacaggacccaaagagaaaggaatttccctctcagagcaggactgtggtgcaacatggcccccagaaggagtctgggtcatccctaggctttgtgtgggcaggcaggggcaggcaggaggcagagctgtcagctaaGGAAagacccagccaggtggggcagccggggaatgccgacagcctgcagggacagaggtgcagggcagggacaccgcggGACAGCAGGAGGCAGAGATGTCAGCTAAGGAaggacccagccaggtggggtagccggggaatgccgacagcctgcagggacagaggcacagggcagggacaccgtgggacagcctgggctgcacagggcacagggatgggcagcagctgcaagacagccctgccagagccaacttgggcagcactgtggccatggctgctggccctgggcctgaggccacgaggggacaagtgacccttgcagggctggggcctcattgcctccttgtccctgctcagcagcctggcaggggctgccccatggtcctgcccttggcattgcacatccccacatgccagtgcccatcccgggaagagccctgagcaaggagggagggacaggatctgcctggccagggactggggctcaggccttggcccttggcattcctcaaacacatccagctttgctcagcaccagagacacctttgctttctttgtgcccaggtgccatcactgcctccagtgttctgctctaaccgGAACTAAccagggacactttctcagtcatgtccctcagtgggaaccataacaacttcaagaaacttcagactttcaatttaagtttgagttcttgagaagttttttgaacactctctcagggactgagtttgatgtaaacaacaccaaagccccagaggctcattaaagtccttgtgctctgtctgtgctgctgagttgggctgggctcctggcacagaagcagctcctggcaaaccaagaagaccttcaaaaagacatttctcctgaggagcagctcctctcccagcccagcagggctggggcactgccggtagccaccctgggcacagcacagaggcacagagagcttcaatcagtcagggctgggaagtgctgagaagtgcctggggtagaatcactgccagcatttgccgcaggaacctctggctgcaggacaatgaagctgcagctcctggagtgatctcctaaagctggaacatcccaaagcctacagactctgtgagtaaaactctgaatatttctggttcaggggaggtgaaatgctcatgaagctttgacatgctgaggaatgctagtcagtcataaaatatttccaatacaaggatttcattaaaaattaggacatttccaaagacttcggattcctaatattggagaatggcagggagtgggGGGATTAATATTCAAGATTGATTATGAATTATAAttacaaaattttaaaagtttctgagacattggaactgttatttttgtgttctgtagattcacaggagatccctaatgtactttcagccactctgcccatgaacagcaccagcatcccctttgctgaacccatcaggctcagtctgagctgtcctttgtcccatctgcaaacagaacctggccccaggcagtgccctgaaaacaagcagggttctgtagggccaaggagagtgcacagagatttggggtctgtgagtgctggcagggagagatcaggcactgggaaacacctgctggagggaaatctgcaggaagcagagagaagatcaggcaatgagagaaaaaacccagcaatgctgtggcagggagagtttagagatgcccacaggatcccctccagtgcagcccctctctctgaacaagccccctccctcctgtgccccagccaagcctctgccctcatggccggggctccaaggcatgcagcccctcctgtgcaggcagagctgcagcagagctgtggggcagctctgcagaccCGGgctcagttccctctgcagagcacagggctgggagcagctgcctggccctgggggctctggagggggcacagctggctcagggtgacgctgtccccagtgcctggctctgggcaatgctgtcagtgcagccagggaaggagctgcatctcccttcatccaatgccatcatagggacacctggaatctccctgagatttcagtccaagctttgagcttccctccaggatacaaacctgtctgtagcatctctgtgttatctaaaagccccacagtgagacacagaaggtctatgatgagaaaatacttttgggttggtgaaatgagccctgtcctgggtacaaatgtggggctgagaccttgagaaggggatggacatttggtgaactgtggggatccatctgctgtcagcaatgtcaggatggtttttaagggaaacatgggagggtgatcatcctctgtctgggaaaggtGAAAGCTTAGAGAATCCTGAAACAGGACAGGGTGACAGACATCCTCCCCTTCTtctccactcaccaccttgcctcagagaactcactgttctccctgagggcagcagaaatgcagagagtttctgacatccaaaaatagtcagcaggggagatgaagaaaagctgtaaatAACACTAGTACATTTTAAGAGACTTTACCATTCctgttctctggcagtgggagggcagatgctgacagggctgtctgtgttaacagagattcaaagaagaacaaaaggacaggtccctgtgcccctcctatgtctgcacagcaaggctgaactataaaaacctctgtgtgCACCTACCCTAAACCTGAAGTCCCActcaggcagcaccagccagggctccaaaCTTGGAGCTGAAGAAAAATCTTCTGGAAATTGAAAAGGGTGTCAGagtgttacaggagaagggtttgtggaaaaaggctttgattttgctggaagaagtttctcctaaccggtcactgacttttctccatgaacagctcccaatagccagagaaatcaaatgtccaacagcagctccatcagccacttcctcctgctggcattggcagacatgcagcagctgcagctcctgcacttctgcctcttgctgggcatctccctggctgccctcctgggcaacggcctcatcatcagcgccgtagcctgcggccaccacctgcacacacccatgttcttcttcctactcaacctggccctcagcgacctgggtatgatctgcaccactgtccccaaagccatgcacaattccctctgggacaccaggaacatctcctacaaaggatgtgctgctcagctcttcttctttatgttctttatctcagcagagctttccctcctgaccatcatgtgctacgaccgctatgtgtccatctgcaaacccctgcactacgggaccctcctgggcagcagagcttgtgcccacatggcagcagctgcctggaccagtgcctttctctactcactgctgcacacagccaatacattttccctgcccctgtgccatggcaatgccctggaccagttcttctgtgaaatcccccagatcctcaagctctcctgctccaaatcctacctcagggaacttgggcttcttgctctaagtgtctgtg from Melospiza melodia melodia isolate bMelMel2 unplaced genomic scaffold, bMelMel2.pri scaffold_46, whole genome shotgun sequence carries:
- the LOC134434729 gene encoding olfactory receptor 14I1-like; the encoded protein is MSNSSSISHFLLLALADMQQLQLLHFCLLLGISLAALLGNGLIISAVACGHHLHTPMFFFLLNLALSDLGMICTTVPKAMHNSLWDTRNISYKGCAAQLFFFMFFISAELSLLTIMCYDRYVSICK